One Kiloniellales bacterium genomic window carries:
- a CDS encoding DUF3305 domain-containing protein: protein MTERKERLDLGVVVERREADNPWIDHSWHAVAVIVGAAPLDPLGPWRQLAEGEGWVQFHAGTLPLELFRRETQGYKVILSQDPPRLFVVLRQVEDPESPHDLAPFLVTACPYEAQDYLDVGDDQVEPVTMPEAVAAFVKAYCDEHHVEEVFHKRKRKPHDPRKAGFGQRQGAARAGNGRDAGNGRGAD from the coding sequence GTGACGGAGCGGAAGGAGAGGCTCGACCTGGGGGTCGTGGTGGAGCGGCGCGAGGCCGACAACCCCTGGATCGACCACAGCTGGCACGCCGTGGCCGTGATCGTCGGGGCGGCGCCCCTGGACCCCCTCGGGCCCTGGCGGCAGCTGGCCGAAGGCGAGGGCTGGGTCCAGTTCCACGCCGGCACCTTGCCTCTGGAGTTGTTTCGCCGCGAGACCCAGGGCTACAAGGTCATCCTCTCCCAGGACCCGCCGCGGCTCTTCGTCGTGCTTCGCCAGGTCGAGGACCCGGAGTCGCCGCACGACCTGGCGCCCTTCCTGGTCACCGCCTGCCCTTACGAGGCCCAGGACTACCTGGACGTCGGCGACGATCAGGTCGAGCCGGTGACCATGCCCGAGGCCGTGGCCGCCTTCGTCAAGGCCTACTGCGACGAGCACCACGTCGAGGAGGTCTTCCACAAGCGCAAGCGCAAGCCCCACGATCCCCGGAAGGCCGGCTTCGGACAGCGCCAGGGCGCGGCGCGGGCGGGCAACGGCCGGGACGCCGGAAACGGCCGGGGCGCGGACTGA
- a CDS encoding nitroreductase family protein, which translates to MPDHETLPLSDFRAYPEPEMLARAEAFHEEIRRRHSLRDFSDRPVPRAIVETCIRAAGTAPSGANHQPWHFAAIGDPATKALVREKAEAEERAFYGGKAGAEWLQALEPLGTDAEKPFLQTAPWLIAIFAQRRGGPEAGQDLKNYYVSESVGIATGFLICALHHAGLATLTHTPKPMGFLNEICGRPDSERPFVLLVTGYPAADARIPRHATIKKPLAEIASFL; encoded by the coding sequence ATGCCAGACCACGAGACCCTGCCACTGAGCGATTTCCGGGCCTACCCGGAGCCGGAGATGCTGGCCCGGGCCGAGGCCTTCCACGAAGAGATCCGGCGCCGGCACAGCCTGCGCGACTTCTCGGACCGGCCGGTGCCGCGCGCGATCGTCGAGACCTGCATCCGGGCCGCCGGCACGGCGCCCAGCGGCGCCAACCACCAGCCCTGGCATTTCGCCGCGATCGGCGACCCGGCGACCAAGGCCCTGGTGCGCGAGAAGGCGGAGGCCGAGGAGCGCGCCTTCTACGGCGGCAAGGCCGGCGCCGAATGGCTCCAGGCCCTGGAGCCGCTCGGCACCGATGCCGAGAAGCCCTTCCTTCAGACCGCGCCCTGGCTGATCGCGATCTTCGCCCAGCGCCGCGGCGGTCCCGAGGCCGGCCAGGATCTCAAGAACTACTACGTGAGCGAATCCGTGGGCATCGCGACCGGCTTTCTCATATGCGCCCTGCACCACGCCGGGCTGGCGACCCTGACCCACACCCCCAAGCCGATGGGCTTCCTCAACGAGATCTGCGGCCGGCCGGACAGCGAGCGGCCCTTCGTCCTGCTGGTCACCGGCTACCCCGCGGCCGACGCCAGGATCCCCCGCCACGCGACGATCA